A single Altererythrobacter sp. BO-6 DNA region contains:
- a CDS encoding TonB-dependent receptor, which yields MRAEGSKYSKASSLSHEVGTTINFGISDTFAIRGSLDWSNDSGFIDYVNVVDQIGVTNPDTAEGLNRVKDADGEETISGRIAARWEPAPWFDATLTYYYQEADIEGRRVSHYRDIVPGLLDGTPSVGRYENAFRVREPNKITNDLIALEMVADLGFAELTSATGWSTFKDDGQRDQTTLLITLEYSYELFPAFTAFTREVGREERINQELRLVSKNDGPFNWIVGGYYNRFDLAASSSEFVPNYVPYVNQPALDFGLTDRPDALEYFSTDRERLVELAAFGEVSYKFFDQLTLTVGGRYYDYSLKAASSVDFPLFEPLSYAPQTLNEIEQNPFDPALAQSDNGFLYKFNLSWEASDDLLLYATVSEGYRIGGVNGVGECDAYDPNATQGACALAPGQQFGPNPGDISIRDERQYTPDQTRNYEIGFKSTLLEGDLTFNGALYYIDWIDPQLGSSTVNANIPITVNGGGAESKGVEFSANWRASDRLQIRGNFSYVDSQLTTLTPDLIRTITPPGFASDFEDGEDGDRLPGSPKTQFSIFGAYDYPLANGDSVVFNASYSYQGNVLTRAGGRGNGLTLASYGIANAAVTYEAERWSATLFVDNVFDKFAETGAIGTELVSQIVSDFDGGDVYSRGFSTHILPPRQIGLRMKFNFGG from the coding sequence GTGCGCGCGGAAGGTTCGAAGTACTCGAAGGCCTCAAGCCTCAGCCATGAGGTCGGCACCACGATCAACTTCGGCATCTCCGATACCTTCGCGATCCGCGGCTCGCTCGACTGGTCGAACGATTCGGGCTTCATCGATTACGTCAATGTCGTTGACCAGATCGGCGTGACCAATCCTGACACCGCTGAAGGCCTGAACCGGGTCAAGGACGCCGACGGCGAAGAAACGATTTCCGGCCGCATCGCCGCCCGGTGGGAGCCTGCTCCCTGGTTCGACGCCACGCTGACCTATTACTATCAGGAAGCCGATATCGAAGGGCGCCGCGTGTCGCACTATCGCGATATCGTGCCGGGTCTGCTTGATGGCACGCCCAGCGTCGGCCGCTATGAAAACGCGTTCCGCGTGCGTGAACCGAACAAGATCACCAACGATCTGATCGCGCTGGAAATGGTCGCAGATCTCGGCTTTGCCGAATTGACTTCAGCCACCGGCTGGAGCACCTTCAAGGACGATGGCCAGCGCGATCAAACGACGTTGCTGATCACGCTCGAATACAGCTATGAACTGTTCCCTGCTTTCACCGCCTTCACGCGCGAAGTGGGCCGGGAAGAACGGATCAACCAGGAACTGCGCCTTGTTTCCAAGAATGACGGGCCGTTCAACTGGATCGTCGGGGGGTATTACAACCGGTTCGACCTGGCTGCATCTTCGTCCGAGTTCGTGCCGAACTATGTTCCTTACGTGAACCAGCCCGCGCTGGACTTCGGTCTGACCGATCGGCCGGATGCGTTGGAATATTTCTCGACCGATCGCGAGCGCCTGGTCGAACTGGCTGCATTTGGTGAGGTCAGCTACAAGTTCTTCGACCAGCTGACACTGACGGTTGGCGGGCGCTATTACGATTATAGCCTGAAGGCCGCGTCCTCGGTGGATTTCCCGCTTTTTGAACCGCTCAGCTATGCGCCGCAGACCCTGAACGAGATTGAGCAGAATCCGTTTGATCCAGCCCTTGCCCAGTCGGACAACGGCTTCCTCTACAAGTTCAACCTGTCATGGGAAGCGTCCGACGACTTGCTGCTTTATGCCACGGTCAGCGAAGGTTACCGTATCGGCGGGGTAAACGGCGTTGGCGAATGCGACGCCTATGATCCGAACGCTACGCAGGGCGCCTGTGCCCTGGCACCGGGCCAGCAGTTTGGCCCGAACCCGGGCGATATCTCGATCCGCGACGAGCGCCAATATACGCCTGACCAGACCCGCAACTATGAAATCGGCTTCAAGTCGACATTGCTGGAAGGTGACCTGACGTTCAACGGCGCTTTGTATTACATCGACTGGATTGATCCGCAGCTGGGTTCGTCCACGGTCAACGCCAACATCCCGATCACGGTGAATGGCGGCGGTGCCGAATCCAAAGGGGTTGAATTTTCAGCCAATTGGCGGGCGAGCGACCGGCTGCAAATTCGCGGCAATTTCAGCTACGTCGATTCGCAGCTGACCACGCTTACGCCGGACCTTATCCGCACCATCACCCCTCCGGGATTTGCTTCGGATTTCGAAGACGGTGAGGATGGGGACCGCCTGCCCGGCTCGCCCAAGACCCAGTTCTCGATCTTTGGCGCCTATGACTATCCGCTGGCGAATGGCGATAGCGTGGTGTTCAACGCCAGCTATTCCTATCAGGGCAACGTACTCACTCGTGCCGGCGGCCGCGGTAACGGGCTCACGCTTGCCAGTTATGGCATTGCCAATGCGGCGGTGACCTATGAGGCAGAGCGGTGGTCTGCGACGCTGTTTGTCGACAATGTGTTTGACAAGTTTGCGGAAACGGGCGCGATCGGTACCGAGCTGGTCAGCCAGATCGTGAGCGATTTTGACGGCGGGGATGTTTACTCCCGTGGCTTCTCGACCCACATCCTGCCGCCGCGCCAGATCGGCCTGCGTATGAAGTTCAACTTCGGCGGATAA
- a CDS encoding fasciclin domain-containing protein encodes MRSSNKLKAAAFAAIAATTALAATTAFPVAAHNHKAAKAQPNIVSAAQGTGVHNTLVAAVQAAGLVETLSGPGPFTVFAPTDAAFGKLPAGTVETLVKPENKATLTKILTYHAVPGNVTASDVIGLINAGGGMAKIDTIAGQQLTARLVNGKVVITDAKGGKSTVTQTDVKVSNGVIHVTDGVFLPA; translated from the coding sequence ATGCGTAGTTCAAACAAGCTCAAAGCCGCCGCCTTCGCCGCGATTGCGGCCACCACCGCGCTGGCTGCCACCACCGCTTTCCCGGTCGCGGCCCACAATCACAAGGCCGCCAAGGCGCAGCCGAATATCGTGTCGGCCGCGCAAGGAACCGGCGTCCACAACACGCTGGTGGCCGCGGTGCAGGCTGCAGGCCTGGTAGAAACCTTGTCGGGCCCTGGACCTTTCACGGTTTTCGCGCCGACCGATGCCGCCTTTGGCAAACTGCCGGCTGGCACGGTCGAGACGCTGGTAAAGCCTGAAAACAAGGCCACGCTTACAAAGATCCTTACCTATCACGCGGTACCGGGGAATGTGACCGCTTCAGACGTGATCGGGCTGATCAACGCGGGCGGCGGCATGGCGAAAATCGATACGATTGCCGGCCAGCAACTGACCGCACGGCTGGTCAACGGCAAGGTCGTGATCACCGATGCCAAGGGCGGGAAGTCGACCGTAACGCAAACCGACGTCAAGGTTTCCAATGGCGTGATCCATGTAACCGACGGCGTGTTCCTGCCGGCTTAA